The following proteins are co-located in the Myroides profundi genome:
- a CDS encoding UDP-3-O-(3-hydroxymyristoyl)glucosamine N-acyltransferase translates to MRFAKAQDLQTIAEIIGCKFVGDSSFPVYGMNEIHVVQEGEIVFVDHPKYYDKALNSNATIILINKDVECPEGKALLISDDPFRDFNKLSKFFNPFKPATEVQAKDAIIGEGTIIQPNVFIGHNVVIGKNCVIHPNVVLYDGTTIGDNVVIHAGAILGADAFYYKKRPEGFDPLVSCGRVVIEDNVGIGAACTIDRGVTGDTTIKEGAKIDNQVHIGHDTVVGVRSLIAAQCGIAGCVVIEDEVTLWGQVGTTSGITIGTKAVVLAQSGVSKSLAGGKVYFGYPAEESRDKLKQLASIKRIPELVEKTKHL, encoded by the coding sequence ATGCGTTTTGCAAAAGCTCAAGATTTACAAACAATAGCAGAGATTATCGGATGTAAATTTGTTGGAGATTCTAGTTTTCCAGTTTATGGAATGAACGAGATTCACGTTGTTCAAGAAGGTGAAATCGTTTTTGTGGATCACCCAAAATATTATGATAAAGCTTTAAATTCTAATGCGACGATCATTTTAATTAATAAAGATGTAGAGTGCCCAGAAGGTAAGGCTTTATTGATATCTGATGATCCGTTTAGAGATTTTAATAAATTATCTAAGTTCTTTAACCCATTTAAACCAGCAACTGAGGTACAAGCTAAAGATGCTATTATCGGGGAAGGAACAATCATTCAACCTAATGTATTCATTGGTCATAATGTAGTGATTGGTAAAAATTGTGTTATTCATCCTAACGTAGTTTTATATGATGGAACTACTATAGGGGATAATGTGGTTATTCATGCTGGAGCTATACTAGGTGCTGATGCGTTCTACTATAAAAAGAGACCAGAAGGATTTGATCCATTAGTGTCTTGTGGTAGAGTAGTTATCGAAGATAACGTAGGTATCGGTGCTGCATGTACTATAGATAGAGGTGTGACAGGAGATACTACTATTAAAGAGGGAGCTAAAATAGATAATCAAGTTCACATCGGACATGATACTGTAGTAGGTGTACGTTCTTTAATAGCGGCTCAATGTGGTATAGCTGGTTGTGTGGTAATAGAAGATGAAGTAACACTATGGGGACAAGTAGGTACTACAAGTGGTATCACTATTGGAACTAAAGCTGTTGTTTTAGCTCAATCTGGAGTGTCAAAATCGTTAGCTGGAGGTAAGGTTTATTTCGGTTATCCTGCAGAGGAATCAAGAGATAAATTAAAGCAATTAGCTAGCATTAAGAGAATACCAGAATTAGTAGAGAAAACTAAGCATTTATAG
- a CDS encoding bifunctional UDP-3-O-[3-hydroxymyristoyl] N-acetylglucosamine deacetylase/3-hydroxyacyl-ACP dehydratase, which produces MVKQKTIQNEVTLSGVGLHTGQLVTMTLKPAPINNGFTFVRLDLEGHPIIEADANYVVNTQRGTNLEKKGVKIQTTEHVLAAFVGCDLDNVIIELNASEPPIMDGSSKYFVEAVEKAGIVEQDAEREEYIVKEVISFVDEQTGSEIIVMPSDSYQVTAMVDFGTKVLGTQNATLKSMSDFKEEISEARTFSFLHELEALLANGLIKGGDLNNAIVYVDKDISPETMEHLKKAFGKEEIAVKPNGVLDNLTLHYPNEAARHKLLDVIGDLALIGTRIRGKVIANKPGHSVNTNFAKKMSKIIRNEKRNQVPSYDLHAEPLMDVNKIMALLPHRPPFLLVDKILEMSDKHVVGLKNVTMNEPFFVGHFPGAPVMPGVLICEAMAQSGGILILSTVPDPENYLTYFMKMDNVKFKNKVHPGDTLVFKLELITPIRRGICHMQGYAYANGKLVAEAELMAQISKITNN; this is translated from the coding sequence ATGGTTAAACAAAAAACCATCCAGAATGAGGTAACTCTTAGTGGTGTTGGATTACATACAGGTCAATTGGTGACAATGACTTTAAAACCAGCTCCTATTAATAATGGGTTTACTTTTGTACGTTTGGATTTAGAAGGGCATCCAATTATAGAAGCGGATGCTAATTATGTTGTGAATACACAACGTGGTACAAACCTTGAAAAAAAGGGAGTTAAAATACAAACAACAGAGCATGTTTTGGCAGCTTTTGTAGGATGTGATTTAGATAATGTTATCATTGAGTTAAATGCATCTGAGCCTCCTATTATGGATGGGTCTTCTAAATACTTTGTTGAAGCAGTTGAAAAAGCAGGTATCGTAGAACAAGACGCTGAACGTGAAGAGTACATCGTAAAAGAAGTTATTTCTTTTGTAGATGAACAAACGGGAAGTGAAATAATCGTTATGCCTTCTGATAGTTACCAAGTGACTGCAATGGTTGATTTTGGTACTAAAGTATTAGGTACACAGAATGCTACATTGAAATCAATGTCTGACTTTAAAGAAGAGATTTCTGAAGCACGTACTTTTAGTTTCTTACACGAGCTAGAAGCATTACTTGCGAATGGATTGATTAAAGGAGGAGATTTAAATAATGCTATTGTTTATGTAGATAAGGATATATCTCCAGAAACAATGGAACACCTTAAAAAAGCATTTGGCAAAGAAGAAATTGCTGTTAAGCCAAATGGAGTTTTAGATAACTTAACATTACACTATCCTAATGAAGCTGCACGTCACAAATTACTTGATGTAATTGGAGATTTAGCTTTAATAGGAACAAGAATTAGAGGTAAAGTTATTGCAAATAAACCAGGACATTCAGTGAATACTAATTTTGCTAAGAAAATGTCTAAGATTATTCGCAATGAAAAGCGTAACCAAGTTCCATCTTATGATTTACATGCAGAACCATTAATGGATGTAAATAAAATTATGGCTTTATTACCTCACAGACCTCCGTTTTTATTAGTTGATAAGATTTTGGAGATGTCTGATAAGCATGTAGTAGGACTTAAGAATGTAACGATGAATGAACCATTCTTCGTAGGACATTTCCCTGGTGCACCAGTTATGCCAGGAGTTCTTATCTGTGAAGCGATGGCTCAGTCAGGAGGGATTCTTATCCTAAGTACTGTACCAGATCCAGAGAACTACCTTACTTATTTTATGAAGATGGATAATGTGAAGTTTAAAAATAAAGTACACCCTGGTGATACTTTAGTGTTTAAATTAGAGCTTATTACACCAATAAGAAGAGGGATATGTCATATGCAAGGATATGCGTATGCCAATGGAAAATTAGTAGCTGAGGCTGAATTAATGGCTCAGATTTCAAAAATAACAAATAACTAA
- a CDS encoding HD domain-containing protein, whose protein sequence is MANINKLKILNDPIYGFISIPNSLVYDLIEHPYFQRLRRISQMGVSYLVYPGAHHTRFHHALGCMHLMQKAVQVLRFKNVEISEDEENALYVAILLHDIGHGPFSHAMEESIVEGVHHEEISILFMNRLNKEFEGKLDLAIKIFKGEYHRKFMLQLISGQLDMDRMDYLKRDSFYSGVAEGNINSERLIQMLNVVNDELVVEKKGIYSVEMFLIARRLMYWQAYLHKTSVCAELILVRVLKRAKELTHKGVELWCSESLQFFLKNQIEEGDFDQVGLEKFALLDDSDILGALKSWQFHNDFILSELSKMIINRELLRIEFVSDKEETKLKLNNMSDKVSKKYSISNEASKYFVFKGKMENQAYSKDKEPIMILKKDGTTKDVLSVSDELNLKSLTKVVTKYFVCYPKNVFES, encoded by the coding sequence TTGGCCAACATTAATAAACTTAAAATCCTAAATGATCCTATTTATGGATTCATTTCTATACCAAATTCTTTGGTATATGACTTAATTGAACACCCTTATTTTCAACGATTGAGAAGAATCTCTCAAATGGGAGTATCTTATCTAGTATACCCTGGTGCTCATCACACTCGTTTTCATCATGCTTTAGGTTGTATGCATTTAATGCAAAAAGCGGTACAAGTTTTGCGCTTTAAGAATGTAGAGATTTCTGAGGATGAAGAAAATGCTTTATATGTAGCTATTTTGCTTCATGATATAGGGCATGGACCTTTCTCTCACGCTATGGAAGAAAGTATCGTAGAAGGAGTGCACCACGAAGAGATTTCAATCTTGTTTATGAATCGTTTAAACAAAGAGTTTGAAGGGAAGTTAGATTTAGCAATCAAGATATTTAAAGGCGAATACCACCGTAAGTTTATGTTGCAATTGATTTCAGGTCAATTGGATATGGATCGTATGGATTATCTAAAAAGAGATAGTTTCTACAGTGGAGTAGCGGAAGGGAATATTAACTCAGAGCGCTTAATTCAGATGTTGAATGTAGTGAATGATGAGTTAGTTGTGGAAAAGAAAGGAATTTATTCTGTAGAGATGTTTTTGATCGCACGTCGTTTAATGTATTGGCAAGCGTATCTACACAAGACAAGTGTATGTGCAGAGCTAATTCTAGTACGAGTGTTAAAAAGAGCAAAAGAATTAACTCATAAAGGAGTAGAGTTATGGTGTAGTGAATCGTTGCAATTCTTTTTAAAGAATCAGATAGAAGAAGGAGATTTTGATCAAGTCGGATTAGAGAAATTTGCACTATTAGACGATTCAGATATACTAGGAGCACTTAAGTCATGGCAGTTTCACAATGACTTTATTTTGTCAGAATTGAGTAAAATGATTATTAATAGGGAGCTATTACGCATTGAATTCGTCTCAGATAAAGAGGAAACAAAGTTAAAGTTAAATAATATGTCAGATAAAGTCTCTAAGAAATATTCTATTTCTAATGAAGCCTCTAAATATTTTGTGTTTAAAGGTAAAATGGAGAATCAAGCGTATAGTAAAGATAAAGAGCCAATTATGATACTTAAAAAAGATGGGACAACAAAAGATGTGTTATCGGTATCAGATGAACTAAACTTAAAATCATTGACGAAAGTGGTGACAAAGTATTTTGTTTGTTATCCAAAAAACGTTTTTGAAAGTTAA
- the lpxA gene encoding acyl-ACP--UDP-N-acetylglucosamine O-acyltransferase, with product MNQPLAYVHPGAKIARNVVIEPFTTIHNNVEIGEGTWIGSNVTIMEGARIGKNCKIFPGAVISAEPQDLKFEGEVTTVEIGDNTTIRECVTINRGTKDRYKTVIGENCLIQAYSHIAHDCIVGNNCIFSNSSTLAGHVTIGDYVVLAGLVAVHQFCTIGSHSFVTGGTLVRKDVPPYIKAAREPISYAGINSVGLRRRGYSPEKIREIQEIYRILYQKNYNTSQALEIIEADMEATPERDEVLMFIRNSSRGIMRGYSGIY from the coding sequence ATGAATCAGCCTTTAGCATATGTACATCCTGGAGCTAAAATAGCTAGAAATGTTGTTATAGAACCTTTTACAACCATTCATAATAATGTTGAAATAGGGGAAGGAACATGGATAGGATCAAATGTTACTATCATGGAAGGAGCTCGCATCGGAAAGAATTGTAAGATTTTTCCTGGAGCAGTTATTTCAGCAGAACCACAAGATTTAAAATTCGAAGGAGAAGTTACAACAGTTGAGATAGGTGATAATACAACTATTAGAGAATGTGTAACAATCAATAGAGGAACAAAAGATAGATATAAAACAGTAATTGGAGAAAACTGTCTTATCCAAGCATACAGCCATATCGCTCATGACTGTATCGTAGGGAATAACTGTATTTTTTCTAACTCTAGTACTTTAGCTGGACACGTTACTATAGGAGATTATGTTGTATTAGCAGGATTAGTTGCTGTACATCAATTCTGTACTATCGGATCACATTCATTTGTGACTGGAGGTACTTTAGTACGTAAAGACGTTCCTCCTTATATTAAGGCAGCACGTGAACCTATTTCTTATGCTGGTATTAACTCAGTAGGATTGAGAAGAAGAGGGTATTCTCCAGAGAAAATTAGAGAGATTCAAGAAATCTATCGTATTTTATATCAAAAGAACTATAATACAAGTCAAGCACTTGAAATTATAGAGGCAGATATGGAAGCAACTCCAGAAAGAGATGAAGTTTTAATGTTTATCCGTAATTCATCAAGAGGAATTATGAGAGGATATTCAGGAATATATTAG
- the hutH gene encoding histidine ammonia-lyase — translation MELVHYITSDVFTIEKLNEILTQGQKIQLSEEARANIVNCRMYLDDKMAKQADPIYGINTGFGSLCNVKIDNDNLSQLQENLMMSHACGTGEIVPEEIVKIMLLLKVKSLSYGNSGVQLETVERLIDFFNNDILPVVYNQGSLGASGDLSPLAHLTLPLIGEGEVFCDGFRQPANKVLANHGWEPIKLKSKEGLALLNGTQFMSAYGCYILLKSKKLSYLADVIGAISLEGFDGRIEPFNELIHYVRPHKGQIETAQFFNEVLEGSELISRPKEHVQDPYSFRCIPQVHGASKDAIDYVNRVFKTEINSVTDNPNVFYKDDIIVSGGNFHGQPLALALDFLGIALAELGSISERRTYQLISGLRGLPAFLVSNPGLNSGFMIPQYTAASIVSQNKQLATPASVDSIVSSNGQEDHVSMGANGATKTLRIVDNLERILAIELMNAAQALEFRRPAKSSEFIESFLKIYREEVSFVDVDRILHYDIEKSIAFLNSFQIDLEA, via the coding sequence ATGGAATTAGTACATTATATTACTTCAGATGTGTTTACAATCGAGAAGTTAAATGAGATTTTAACTCAAGGTCAAAAAATACAGCTATCTGAAGAAGCAAGAGCGAATATTGTGAATTGTCGTATGTATCTAGACGATAAAATGGCTAAACAAGCTGATCCTATCTATGGGATTAATACAGGGTTTGGTTCATTGTGTAACGTTAAAATAGACAATGATAATTTGTCTCAATTGCAAGAAAACTTAATGATGTCTCACGCTTGTGGAACAGGAGAGATTGTTCCTGAAGAGATCGTTAAGATTATGTTGTTGCTAAAAGTAAAATCACTTAGTTATGGTAACTCTGGGGTTCAATTAGAAACAGTAGAGAGATTGATTGATTTCTTTAATAATGATATTCTTCCTGTAGTTTATAATCAAGGTTCTTTAGGAGCATCAGGAGATCTATCTCCATTAGCTCACTTGACATTGCCATTGATTGGAGAAGGGGAAGTGTTCTGTGATGGGTTTAGACAACCAGCTAATAAGGTGCTAGCTAATCATGGATGGGAACCTATAAAATTAAAATCAAAAGAAGGGTTAGCACTGTTAAATGGAACTCAGTTTATGAGTGCTTATGGATGCTATATTCTTTTAAAGTCAAAGAAATTATCTTATTTGGCAGATGTAATTGGAGCGATTTCATTAGAAGGGTTTGATGGTAGAATAGAACCATTTAATGAGTTAATTCACTATGTAAGACCTCATAAAGGACAGATAGAGACAGCGCAATTCTTCAATGAAGTTTTAGAGGGGTCTGAGTTGATTAGTCGTCCTAAAGAGCATGTACAAGATCCATATTCATTCAGATGTATACCTCAAGTGCATGGAGCGTCAAAAGATGCGATCGATTATGTGAATCGCGTGTTTAAAACAGAGATTAACTCTGTGACAGATAACCCAAATGTGTTTTATAAAGACGATATTATCGTTTCTGGAGGTAATTTCCACGGACAGCCTTTAGCATTAGCGTTAGATTTCTTAGGAATTGCTTTAGCTGAATTGGGAAGTATTTCTGAGCGTAGAACTTATCAATTGATTTCAGGACTTAGAGGTTTACCAGCATTCTTAGTGTCTAATCCAGGTTTAAACTCAGGGTTTATGATTCCTCAGTATACGGCGGCGAGTATTGTAAGTCAGAATAAACAATTAGCAACTCCAGCAAGTGTGGACAGTATCGTGTCAAGTAATGGACAAGAAGATCACGTAAGTATGGGGGCTAATGGGGCTACAAAGACGCTTCGTATAGTAGATAATTTAGAGCGCATTCTAGCTATAGAATTGATGAATGCGGCTCAAGCATTAGAGTTCAGAAGACCTGCGAAATCAAGTGAGTTCATTGAATCTTTCTTGAAAATTTATAGAGAAGAGGTTTCTTTTGTAGATGTTGATCGCATTTTACATTACGATATAGAAAAGTCAATAGCATTCTTAAATTCATTTCAAATAGATTTAGAAGCTTAA
- the efp gene encoding elongation factor P — protein sequence MATTADIRNGLCIQYNNDIYKIVEFLHVKPGKGPAFVRTKMRSVTNGRVLENTFSAGHKIDTVRVETHKFQYLYPEGDQFHFMNVETYEQITLLKDVLDAPELLKEGETVMVQINSDTELPLAVDMPASVILEVTYTEPGVKGNTATNATKPATVETGAIVNVPLFINEGDKIKIDTSNSAYMERIKE from the coding sequence ATGGCAACAACAGCTGATATTAGAAATGGTTTATGTATCCAATACAACAATGATATTTATAAAATTGTTGAGTTTTTACACGTTAAACCTGGAAAAGGGCCTGCATTTGTTAGAACTAAAATGAGAAGCGTTACTAATGGAAGAGTATTAGAGAATACTTTTTCTGCTGGTCACAAAATCGATACTGTAAGAGTAGAAACACATAAATTCCAATATTTATACCCAGAGGGAGATCAGTTCCACTTCATGAATGTTGAGACTTATGAGCAAATTACGCTTTTAAAAGACGTATTAGATGCTCCAGAATTATTAAAAGAAGGAGAAACTGTAATGGTTCAAATTAATTCAGATACTGAATTACCATTAGCAGTAGATATGCCTGCTTCTGTAATTCTAGAAGTAACTTATACTGAGCCAGGAGTAAAAGGAAACACAGCTACAAATGCTACAAAACCTGCTACTGTTGAAACTGGTGCTATTGTCAATGTACCTTTATTCATCAACGAAGGTGATAAAATCAAGATTGATACATCAAACAGCGCTTATATGGAGCGTATTAAGGAGTAA
- the lpxD gene encoding UDP-3-O-(3-hydroxymyristoyl)glucosamine N-acyltransferase produces the protein MKIAAEQIASVLEGEIVGNPTIEVSTLAKIEEGTEGSISFLANPKYVHHIYTTNASVVIVNKTFEPEHPITATLIKVDDAYKAFSKLLEYYNQVKLMKSGIEQPSVISEGVEYGDDLYLGSFAYIGKNVKIGNNVKIYPNTFVGDNVRIGDNTVLFAGVRIYSETVIGANCTFHAGVIIGSDGFGFAPNPDGTFNKVPQIGNVIIEDNVEIGAASTIDRATLGSTIIRKGVKLDNQIQIAHNVEIGENTVIASQTGVAGSTKIGKNCMIGGQVGIVGHLTIGDNVRIQAQSGVTKNLENGAAVQGSPALPHNEFLKSYSYFKNFSKIASDIESIKKKINE, from the coding sequence ATGAAAATAGCAGCAGAACAAATAGCGTCAGTATTAGAAGGAGAGATTGTAGGAAACCCTACAATTGAAGTAAGTACATTAGCTAAGATAGAGGAAGGGACAGAAGGGTCTATTTCTTTTTTAGCAAATCCTAAATACGTACACCATATATATACAACAAATGCCTCTGTGGTTATCGTTAATAAAACGTTCGAACCAGAGCATCCTATCACAGCAACTTTAATTAAAGTAGATGATGCATATAAGGCATTCTCTAAATTATTAGAGTATTACAATCAAGTGAAATTAATGAAATCGGGAATCGAGCAACCTTCAGTTATTTCAGAAGGAGTAGAGTATGGTGATGATTTATATTTAGGAAGCTTTGCTTATATTGGTAAGAATGTAAAGATCGGTAATAACGTAAAAATATATCCAAATACATTTGTAGGAGATAATGTGCGCATTGGAGATAATACAGTATTATTTGCAGGAGTTCGTATCTATTCAGAGACTGTAATCGGAGCGAATTGTACTTTTCATGCAGGAGTAATTATTGGTTCTGATGGATTTGGTTTTGCACCTAATCCTGATGGGACATTTAATAAAGTTCCTCAGATAGGTAATGTTATTATTGAAGATAATGTAGAGATAGGAGCTGCTTCGACAATCGATAGAGCTACACTAGGATCTACTATCATTCGCAAAGGAGTAAAACTAGACAATCAAATACAGATAGCACATAATGTAGAGATAGGTGAGAACACTGTGATCGCTTCTCAAACAGGAGTGGCAGGCTCTACAAAGATTGGGAAAAACTGTATGATAGGAGGGCAAGTAGGAATAGTAGGACATTTAACAATAGGTGATAATGTGCGTATTCAGGCTCAGTCTGGTGTGACTAAGAATCTAGAGAATGGTGCAGCTGTGCAAGGTAGCCCTGCATTGCCACATAATGAATTCTTGAAATCATATAGCTACTTTAAGAACTTCTCAAAGATAGCTAGTGATATTGAATCAATTAAAAAGAAAATAAACGAATAG